The Callospermophilus lateralis isolate mCalLat2 chromosome 4, mCalLat2.hap1, whole genome shotgun sequence genomic interval ACGCTAATACTGTCCATGATTCCAAAAAACCTACTGCACTAAGCCTAGAATCCTACAAATTCCCTTGATCAGGGATCATAAGATCCTACAATGCTAATTCGCTCAATCTCTATCTCCAAAATTTTGGGGATTCTCTACATCTGGAGTTGGTAATGCAGGGCTTCAGAGGCACCTCTGAGCCTTGGTAAACAGCCCTGGCCTCCTAGGAACTGATCCCAAGGTCTTCCCCAGCTCCTCTGGCCTCCAATGGAAGCCTCAGCTCTTCCAGCACTCTTTACAGTCTCCCCTCCCAGTCAGTTTCTAGAAAgacccttcctgactcagggcaaACTGCCTTCTGCCTCACCACACCTGTCCAATATGACAGCAACCTCCTGGTTATGAATCCAGTCCACTGCACTGCACCCCAGTGCATTTGGCTATGTGCCACTCCTCCAAGGGTCCAGGCCAGCACCCCATGAATCACATAGCCATTCACCTAGACCTTTTCACTTCTTTGGCTGTTGCCTGGAGAAGAGGCTCTGagtaggtctctctctctctctgtccatttttttttttttttttttttttttagcagcttGATGTGCATGGTCTGTGCAAGCCGGCAGGTCATGCCAGGCGGCCAGGTCATAATAaacttctttcaaaataaaatgtgcaGGTCATGTCCCTGCTCTAGAaccttcattagctccttgttacTCTCAAACTAaagagaaactcttaggacagttTCCTGAACCATCTGGAACAAGTTTAGGGGAAATGGGTTTCTGGGGGTTCACAAAGGCCTGAGGAGGGGGTCCTACCTGAAGTTTGCAGGAAGGGTACTCATATACTGGCTTCCCAGCTCAGGAAAGCCCTTTAAGACTAGGAATTCAGACGGACCTGGTGGTGTACTCCTAAAattccagctactctggaggctgagaggaggatcacaaattcaaaatcagcctcagcaacttaatgagatcttgtctcaaaaaaagtgtgtgtgtgtgtgtggggggggggtgctgggttgcagctcagtggatttaatccctagtaccacacacatgcacaaagacTAGGAATCCTGTCCTTGCTTAGTATGGATTGGagcagagaggggagaggagaaggGGTGGCGCCATCAGCAGGGCGGATGGAGGTGGGAGTGTCAGGAATGTGCTGGGCTCTGGGCACCAAGGGGTTAACTACAAAGCCAATCTCAGAGAGTGAAATCAATGGGTTACTCCCAGGAAAGAGAGAATGAGGCAGCAGCAACGCAGACAGGCAGAGAAGAGCCAGGCAGAAGAGCATGCCACCCAGGGGAGTCAGGGATTGAGCACAGGTGGCTGGTGGCTACTCTGGAGGGAGTGCCCAAGTCCGACTCTGCAGACGGGGGCAGAGGAGAGGAGGGGCCTTGAAGGCGAAGGGAGAAGTAGGAAGCAGACCTGTACCTGCAGGGAGGCACCAAGGGGAAGCCGCTGAGCCAGGAGGGCCCAGTTCCCAGGGCTGAGGTGGGTGCTGCCCATTCTGGGCTTGGGGGCTTGCTGCATGCTGGGTCCTGGGTGGGAGCAGATGGTGcctttcttccctcctccctgcTTCCCTACCCCAGCTCTTAATCCATTCCTACCCCGCTGTCCCAGCATGCAAGGGGATCCACAGGTAGCAGATGTGGGTTCCGGGATGGGGCAAGGATAGGTTGTCAGTGGTACCATTGTTACAGCCTCCGATGAGCACCCCAGCCTAGGAGCCAGGGTACGGGATGCACCCATGGTGTGCCATTCACCACCCTGTTCCCCCTCTGGGCCTCAATTTCTCCATGCTCAGAAAAGACCATATGGTTTTCCTACCTTTGCCCTCTTGGGGAATCTCACTAGACCAGACTCACCAATGACTTAGGGATGTCACACATTTTGCTGAGGCTACCAGCCTGAAGTCAGAGAAAGTCCTGAACCCATGTCCAAGGGTCTCCCCTGAGCTTCAGCGCCCCGTCAGGAAATAAGGGAAATATATCAAGCTCCTGGGATTGATGCTGCCCCTCCCCCATCTGCCATGTCTTCACCCTGTTCTGTCCGTCTTCATCTGCCTCATGAGTTGAAGGTGTCCGTCAATAACTCAGAGTCCTCTGCACCCTGGGTCACAGGAGTGTTCCATAGGAAACTGAGGAACTGCATCCCCCCACCACCAATGTGACTGTGCCAGGGACTTGCTCACACAGTGGGTCTCAGTGTTGACTTTTGGCTTTGCCCCTCTCCACCATTACCCATGAGCTTCCAGTCCAGGACACCTGGCCAGACCTAGGCTAGGGGAACTAGGGCCTCCAAgacaagtgcccagagcaggggaCACACTGCCTGAGGACTCCAGCTTCTCTTCCCCAGGTGTCCATCTGATGGGGAGATGGCTGATGCCCAGAACATTTCGCTGGAGAGCCCTGGAAGCGTGGGGGCTGTGGCAGTGCCTGTGGTCTTTGCCCTTATCttcctgctgggcacagtgggcaATGGACTGGTGCTGGCGGTGCTGCTGCAGCCAGGCCCAAGCGCCTGGCAGGAGCCAGGCAGCACCACAGATCTGTTCATCCTCAACCTGGCCGTGGCTGACCTCTGCTTCATCCTGTGCTGCGTGCCCTTCCAGGCCGCCATCTACACGCTGGAGGCCTGGCTTTTCGGGGCGCTCGTCTGTAAGGCCGTGCACCTGCTCATCTACCTCACCATGTATGCCAGCAGCTTTACCTTAGCTGCCGTCTCAGTGGACAGGTGGGCTGTGCCTGGGGCCCAGCTGGGGAGGGAAGACCTGCACAGATTCTCACTGAACTTAGGAAGGAGAGAATGGGGGGCCGACAAGGGAGGTaggaaggaggaaaggagagCTCTCTGGGTCCCTGCAGGGCATGCCTAAGGGGACCATGCTGCCCCCCCCCCACCTCCACTATAGAGTCCAGGGGACATCTCTTCAGTCTCAAGAGTTGACATAGGAGGTGAAATTCATGGCAAAAGAAATTCTCAGTGTTTTAAGATATTTTGCAACTGATCATTCCAGGCCCTGGTCATGCTCACACCTGCATCAAATGGCTTGAAACTTGGGGTCAAATCCAGGCTCAGTGCCTAGCTGATAACCTTGGGCAATTACTTGTTTCACCCTTACTTGATTCCGATGTGAAAGAATTCTGGACATCTAAGAATTCATAAAGTCTAAGTGCATGCCAGTAATCTtagggccttgggaggctgagacaggaggattgaaagttcgagaccaacctcagcaacttatcgaggctcttatctcaaaataaaaaataaaaagggctggggggttgtagcgcccctgagtttaatccccaaccCCCCAAAATTAAATAATATCGAAGGGCGATTGGGCCCTTGTTAGGTGTCAGACTTGGCTCTCAGCACGTAGTGTGATAGCGCCCTGGGTCCTCAGGATCCCCCCACCGTCAGTCCAGGAGCTCCAGGTCCACCCCGGCACAGGTCCCCTGCGCAGGGGCATGGACGCGGGCCGGCGGGGTAAGGCCGCCGCTGACCCCGCGCCGCCGCCCGCAGGTACCTGGCCGTGCGGCACCCGCTGCGCTCTCGGGCCTTGCGCACCCCGCGCAACGCGCGCGCCGCCGTGGGCCTGGTGTGGCTGCTGGCGGCGCTCTTCTCGGCGCCCTACCTCAGCTACTACGGCACGGTGCGCTACGGCGCGCTCGAGCTCTGCGTGCCCGCCTGGGAGGATGCGCGCCGCCGCGCCCTGGACGTGGCCACCTTCGCCGCGGGCTACCTGCTGCCGGTGGCCGTGGTGAGCCTGGCCTACGGGCGCACGCTGCGCTTTCTGTGGGCCGCCGTGGGCCCCGCGGGCGCGGCGGCAGCAGAGGCGCGGCGACGGGCCACGGGCCGCGCGGGGCGCGCCATGCTGGCGGTGGCCGCGCTGTACGCCCTCTGCTGGGGCCCGCACCACGCGCTCATCCTCTGCTTCTGGTACGGCCGCTTCGCCTTCAGCCCCGCCACCTACGCCTGCCGCCTGGCCTCGCACTGCCTCGCCTACGCCAACTCCTGCCTCAACCCACTCGTCTACGCGCTCGCCTCGCGCCACTTCCGCGCGCGCTTCCGCCGCCTGTGGCCCtgcggccgccgccgccgccaccgcgCCCGCTGCCCTGCGAGCGCCCGCCGCGCCCTCCGGCGCGTCCGCCCGGCGTCTTCGGGCCCCGCCGTCTGCCCCGGGGGCTCTGGGCCTCGCGGGAGGCTGCCGGCCGGGGGCGGCTGGAGCCGGGAGCCCGCCCGCCTTGGAGAGGCCGGGGGAGCCCTGTGTGCCCGAGGACCCGAATAAACCTTGCCTTCCTGGACTCTGCCGGTATCTGTCCATCCGTCTGTCTGTCGGGCCGTTCCCTGTAGGGCAAGACGCCACTGGGCTAGGGGACCGGGCCAAGGCCAAGAGCCCTTTGAGGAGGCGCTTAGAGGGTGGCAGGACTTATCTAAGCTCCACAGCAGAGCCGCGGCAGTGAAAATGTCCCGCCCTGGCCCTGTCCAGAGCCAGCCAGGCAGGAGAGCAGTCCTGCTACCCATCCATCTGGCCCCACCTTTCAGGCCCTGCTTCCTCCATCGTCTGTACCAGCCCCTTCTCTGTCTCAAAACCTGTCCTAAGTAACTGGATACTAGCAGTTAACAGCGAATACTTACAAGCTCTACATTCTTTATTAAGACAGCCTTACAAGGTAAATAGGGTTAGCCTCATTTTACAACCACGGCAATCAAGGATCAGAGAGGCTTAGTGATCTGTCTGAGGTCACATATCTAGTGTTTGGTAGAGTTGGACTCAAGTCCATGGCTGTCTGACCTTTTCTACTACGTGGGCTTCCTTTTCTACTTCCGGGGCCTCTCCTCTCCATTTCCGTGCTTCCCAGTTTTTCTCGGTTCTTCCTACTTCACTTTCCAAACCTGCAGCTCCCCAGCTTCCCACAGCTGACTGGATGCTCTCAAAAACTctgagagctcccagtttttttcCTTGAGAGTCTTCTGTAGCAGGTAccatggcacatgtctgtaatcccagctgcttgggaggctgaggaaggaggatctcaaattcaagaccagccccagcaacttagtgaggtcctatatcaaaataaaaattaaagacggCTGGGGCCTGGTAAAGTGTTTACCCAACATATgtgaagccttgggttcaatagcctacagagagagagagagagagagagagagagagagatctgctTGGCTACTCAGGCAGCAGGGCCAGTCAGTCCTGGGGCCATTCCCTGGCCCAAACATCCTGCAGTATTCCTTTAGCTCCTCAGTGCTCCTTACTTGCAGCCCCAGCTGGCCTCCCGCAGTCATGGCTGCCCTGtggcccctccctccctgtccccacaTGCAGTGGGGAAGTCTGTGGCTGTAGAAACCACTAATTAACCAATAAATCAGTCTTGATGGTTCTaaagctgccccttcttcctccctccccacaCATCAATAATGTTTATTAGCTTTGGGATTGAGGCCTGAGGCCCTGCGGCTTCCACGTCTCCCCACTATTTATACGTCCTGGCTGCTGGGACATCCAGGAAGGATCTTCCCTG includes:
- the Galr3 gene encoding galanin receptor type 3 encodes the protein MADAQNISLESPGSVGAVAVPVVFALIFLLGTVGNGLVLAVLLQPGPSAWQEPGSTTDLFILNLAVADLCFILCCVPFQAAIYTLEAWLFGALVCKAVHLLIYLTMYASSFTLAAVSVDRYLAVRHPLRSRALRTPRNARAAVGLVWLLAALFSAPYLSYYGTVRYGALELCVPAWEDARRRALDVATFAAGYLLPVAVVSLAYGRTLRFLWAAVGPAGAAAAEARRRATGRAGRAMLAVAALYALCWGPHHALILCFWYGRFAFSPATYACRLASHCLAYANSCLNPLVYALASRHFRARFRRLWPCGRRRRHRARCPASARRALRRVRPASSGPAVCPGGSGPRGRLPAGGGWSREPARLGEAGGALCARGPE